Proteins co-encoded in one Deltaproteobacteria bacterium genomic window:
- a CDS encoding 50S ribosome-binding GTPase: MGFSCGIVGLPNVGKSTIFNALTAGQAVVASYPFTTVSPNIGVVPV, encoded by the coding sequence TTGGGGTTTAGCTGCGGCATTGTCGGGCTGCCCAATGTCGGCAAGTCCACTATCTTCAATGCCCTTACTGCAGGGCAGGCTGTGGTCGCAAGTTATCCATTTACCACTGTTAGCCCAAATATCGGGGTGGTCCCCGTG